The following are from one region of the Phaenicophaeus curvirostris isolate KB17595 chromosome 36, BPBGC_Pcur_1.0, whole genome shotgun sequence genome:
- the LOC138732698 gene encoding ubiquitin carboxyl-terminal hydrolase 36-like, producing MGQKPETQPAKKLSGLEEIGVSVPRRRVSTGPKLPTSSKLLQEPRQHLPAVPGVKPPAPEGSRLAKLKRSLLTGGAVEGSSSTSPPLAKKLALSAKKGRTPQAASRGDHYTEPHPQLPEQIQPMDTTHADSTAQPSGKLSPSSSALSLPNTEKPPLKIVIKLSTLQVLSSPLKKRHHEADGSPHSPSVNGKGDTSSPPRKKRCTQGDSVSLTGEEAGKSPSGGQEEPGCPELGAEHKEKKKKEEEEEKNNKKKKNKKRRSRSKERSPGTLSSGS from the exons ATGGGCCAG AAACCAGAGACGcagccagcaaagaagctgtCTGGGCTGGAGGAGATTGGGGTCTCTGTGCCCCGTAGAAGAGTCAGCACAGGACCAAAGCTTCCCACCTCCTccaagctgctgcaggagcccaGACAGCACCTCCCTGCTGTGCCTGGAGTCAAGCCACCTGCTCCAGAAGGCTCCAGGCTGGCTAAATTGAAGAGGTCCCTGTTGACCGGTGGCGCTGTGGAGGGGAGCAGCTCCACATCACCACCACTAGCAAAGAAGCTGGCACTCTCTGCAAAAAAG GGCAGAACTCCGCAAGCGGCGAGCAGAGGTGACCACTACACAGAACCTCACCCACAGCTTCCTGAGCAGATCCAGCCCATGGACACCACCCACGCTGACTCCACTGCCCAGCCTTCTGGCAAGTTGAG ccCATCTTCATCTGCGCTCAGCCTGCCGAATACAGAAAAGCCTCCTCTGAAAATTGTAATCAAATTATCAACCCTTCAGGTGCTCAGCTCCCCCCTGAAAAAGCGCCACCATGAGGCAGATGGCAGCCCTCATTCTCCATCTGTCAATGGCAAAGGTGACACCTCCAGCCCGCCCAGAAAGAAGAGGTGCACACAGGGGGACTCGGTGTCCCTCActggggaggaggcaggcaaGAGCCCCAGTGGTGGCCAGGAGgagccaggctgcccagagctgggtgcagagcacaaggagaagaagaagaaggaggaggaggaggaaaagaacaataagaagaagaagaacaagaagaggagaagcaggTCAAAAGAGCGCTCTCCTGGGACTCTGTCCTCAGGCAGCTGA